A region of Deinococcus apachensis DSM 19763 DNA encodes the following proteins:
- a CDS encoding phosphotransferase family protein, producing MRWWWRSEAPRFLSDADQQRCMPAVERTAAFMEAQAAAERVIHSDLHFGNVLLAPNGGVAVLDFDGCAVAHPAFDLVLTEGELLDFPDAPVLTAAYREGYAAQSGQPFPVEAAEVLGVATGTAFLEWVYGSANPEVRARKERWGPSLLDDLALRG from the coding sequence CTGCGCTGGTGGTGGAGGAGTGAGGCGCCACGTTTCCTGAGCGACGCCGACCAGCAGCGGTGTATGCCCGCCGTGGAACGAACTGCCGCGTTCATGGAAGCGCAAGCGGCGGCGGAGCGGGTCATCCACTCGGACCTGCACTTCGGCAATGTGCTGCTGGCCCCGAATGGTGGGGTCGCCGTACTCGACTTCGACGGATGTGCTGTAGCCCACCCTGCCTTCGACCTCGTGCTGACCGAGGGGGAACTGCTCGACTTCCCGGACGCTCCTGTGCTGACGGCCGCCTACCGGGAGGGGTATGCGGCGCAGTCGGGTCAGCCCTTCCCGGTGGAAGCGGCAGAGGTCCTCGGCGTCGCCACGGGAACGGCCTTTCTGGAGTGGGTGTACGGGAGCGCCAACCCGGAAGTCCGCGCCCGGAAGGAGCGGTGGGGGCCCTCACTGCTCGATGACCTCGCGCTCCGGGGGTGA
- a CDS encoding P1 family peptidase: MTPPHSTLTVIPGFRVGHWTDPVGLTGCTVILCPDAGAVASASFLGPSPGTREGMLLAPEKKVERVHALLLTGGSAFGLAAATGVVRVLEERGVGHETPWARVPIVPAAVIYDLGVGDPGARPGEREGELAARAASSEPVERGRVGAGTGATAGKYLGVGAVPGGLGSVALERHGVRVGALAVVNPIGDVLDERGGVLAGPGVGPGAAAFSPGEVESTTLVAVATEHTLTKSDARRLADAAQTALGRVIHPSHTFWDGDSAFVLSSCALPPADPLLLGALVQEAVCAAVRDAVRMAKVGA; encoded by the coding sequence ATGACTCCGCCCCATTCGACCCTGACTGTTATTCCCGGTTTCCGCGTGGGGCACTGGACTGACCCCGTGGGCCTGACTGGCTGCACCGTGATCCTCTGCCCCGACGCGGGCGCGGTGGCCTCCGCCTCCTTCCTGGGGCCGAGCCCGGGCACGCGGGAGGGGATGCTCCTCGCTCCTGAGAAGAAGGTCGAGCGGGTTCACGCCCTGCTGCTGACAGGCGGCAGTGCCTTCGGCCTCGCGGCAGCGACCGGGGTGGTGCGCGTGCTGGAGGAGCGCGGGGTGGGCCATGAGACGCCCTGGGCGCGCGTGCCCATCGTCCCGGCGGCGGTGATCTACGACCTGGGGGTGGGTGACCCGGGGGCCAGGCCGGGCGAGCGGGAGGGTGAGCTGGCCGCCCGGGCAGCATCGAGTGAGCCGGTGGAGCGCGGGCGGGTCGGCGCGGGTACGGGTGCGACGGCGGGCAAGTACCTCGGTGTCGGCGCGGTGCCGGGCGGTCTGGGCAGCGTGGCGCTCGAACGCCACGGCGTCCGGGTGGGGGCGCTGGCCGTGGTGAATCCCATCGGGGACGTGCTGGACGAACGGGGCGGGGTGCTGGCGGGGCCGGGGGTGGGACCGGGAGCGGCCGCCTTTTCCCCCGGCGAGGTCGAAAGCACCACCCTCGTCGCCGTCGCCACCGAACACACCCTGACGAAAAGCGACGCCCGGCGCCTCGCCGATGCCGCGCAAACGGCCCTGGGCCGTGTCATCCACCCCAGCCACACCTTCTGGGACGGAGACAGCGCCTTCGTGCTGAGTTCGTGCGCGTTGCCCCCCGCCGACCCCCTGCTGCTCGGCGCATTGGTGCAGGAGGCGGTGTGCGCGGCAGTGCGGGACGCGGTGCGGATGGCGAAGGTAGGGGCCTGA
- a CDS encoding GNAT family N-acetyltransferase, with amino-acid sequence MAADPLPRLARAEATAHARYGREGAVAHFGPLVAVHAGPNLPVDTAWHGGSAGLSAADLDAFEAFSAAHGQSATLHVLSHAAPPLLPLLGDRGYALEYVLHVYTHDLTALPPPPTLDVQEELNPDAWAALSARGFGPGTETMMRLVAHAPGTQLMTALVEGKPAASAALSVQDGVAALYGTSTLPEFRGRGAQTALLAARLHLAARLGADLASVFVTPGSGSERNVRRAGFGVAGARLTFVRR; translated from the coding sequence ATGGCCGCTGACCCCCTGCCACGTCTCGCCCGCGCGGAGGCCACTGCACACGCCCGGTATGGGAGAGAGGGGGCCGTCGCCCACTTCGGGCCTCTCGTCGCCGTCCATGCCGGGCCGAATCTCCCGGTGGACACTGCCTGGCACGGCGGAAGTGCAGGCCTGAGCGCGGCGGATCTGGACGCCTTCGAGGCCTTCAGCGCCGCGCACGGGCAGAGCGCGACCCTGCACGTCCTGTCCCACGCCGCGCCGCCCCTGCTGCCGCTGCTCGGGGACAGGGGATACGCCCTGGAGTACGTCCTCCATGTCTACACGCACGACCTGACCGCGCTCCCGCCGCCCCCAACTCTCGACGTTCAGGAGGAGCTGAATCCCGATGCCTGGGCCGCCCTGTCCGCTCGCGGCTTCGGCCCGGGAACCGAGACGATGATGCGGCTGGTGGCTCATGCCCCGGGCACGCAGCTCATGACGGCCCTCGTGGAAGGCAAGCCCGCCGCCAGCGCCGCCCTCAGCGTTCAAGACGGTGTCGCGGCCCTCTACGGCACCTCCACCCTCCCGGAATTCCGGGGCAGAGGGGCGCAGACGGCCCTCCTCGCCGCGCGGCTGCACCTGGCCGCCCGGCTGGGGGCCGACCTCGCCAGCGTGTTCGTCACGCCGGGGAGCGGCAGCGAACGCAACGTGCGCCGGGCGGGGTTCGGGGTGGCGGGGGCGCGGTTGACGTTCGTGAGGAGGTGA